In a genomic window of Telopea speciosissima isolate NSW1024214 ecotype Mountain lineage chromosome 5, Tspe_v1, whole genome shotgun sequence:
- the LOC122662829 gene encoding uncharacterized protein LOC122662829 encodes MGFGSGQGEGFHSRRIPIDPSCRRCGDIKEKLDYILLNCHFARAIGYIWRARNDHVFGTKVWSPQEVILVAESAFQEFQKASGKGLQHSVGTTTIPPQSSLDSHWFPPPTGFVKVYCDAALKQGSSEGGIGLVFPTDVGTTLHALSAPLHFTTTLQGEALAIKMAISKAINLGIFNPIVEYDCKGAVHYLEGILRRPPLEEVVVLDDAKRLCNSFNSVLSSFILRNLNVVADTLARTQEGSVYHIYDRLAHFHFLAPRFVWSSRPLT; translated from the exons ATGGGATTTGGTTCTGGACAAG GCGAAGGTTTCCACTCTAGAAGAATCCCAATTGACCCAAGCTGTCGAAGATGTGGTGACATAAAGGAGAAGTTAGATTACATTCTGCTTAATTGCCACTTTGCAAGGGCCATCGG GTATATTTGGCGAGCGCGTAATGACCATGTCTTCGGCACAAAGGTTTGGAGCCCTCAAGAAGTCATTTTGGTGGCAGAAAGTGCATTTCAGGAATTTCAAAAAGCGTCAGGGAAAGGGTTGCAGCACTCAGTGGGAACAACTACAATTCCACCTCAGTCTTCACTTGATTCTCATTGGTTTCCTCCTCCAACGGGTTTTGTAAAGGTATATTGTGATGCAGCTTTGAAGCAGGGTAGCTCAGAAGGAGGCATTGGTTTGGTGTTCCCGACAGACGTGGGAACAACCTTACATGCGTTATCtgctcctcttcacttcacTACTACCCTCCAGGGTGAAGCTCTTGCTATTAAAATGGCTATCTCTAAAGCAATCAACTTGGGAATCTTTAATCCTATCGTGGAGTATGATTGTAAAGGGGCAGTACATTACCTCGAAGGAATTCTCAGGCGGCCTCCTTTAGAAGAAGTTGTTGTCTTGGATGATGCTAAACGTCTATGTAACTCTTTTAATTCTGTTTTGTCCTCTTTTATTCTACGGAATCTGAATGTTGTTGCAGATACCTTGGCCAGGACTCAGGAGGGCTCTGTCTATCATATATATGATAGATTGGCCCATTTCCATTTCTTGGCTCCAAGATTTGTTTGGAGTTCAAGGCCCCTCACATGA